The Quercus robur chromosome 7, dhQueRobu3.1, whole genome shotgun sequence genome has a segment encoding these proteins:
- the LOC126691488 gene encoding uncharacterized protein LOC126691488, whose amino-acid sequence MEAHPARHSEQAPRPKKGRTEDKKERDNRKTGPLGRSQNYTPLNAPLDQVLMQIKDDPSLKWPEKMKGDPNKRNKNKYCRFHRDHGHDTDECYDLKQQIENLIRQGKLRHFVGRDHKDEKLKGKIEESSRPPLGEIRIIVGGNSMGQSSKSKKTYLKAVQNVQLSGRSPRTRSMDEPTISFTDEDAERIHHPHDDAIVITLLIADYTTRRVLVDNGSSADILYYPAFQQMRLGRDQLRPVCSPLIGFGGMKVQPLGTITLPVVVGSYPQQITREVNFLVVDCTSSYNAIIGRPTLNSWKAITSTYHLSVKFPTEYGIGQAQGDQLAARECYLAMMALDEQVQTMSIEERRVVAEPTEVLEDVLL is encoded by the coding sequence ATGGAAGCGCACCCAGCTCGACACTCAGAACAAGcccctcgtccaaagaagggacggacaGAAGATAAGAAGGAACGAGATAACAGGAAGACAGGTCCCTTGGGAAGAAGCCAAAATTATACGCCCCTGAATGCTCCACTTGATCAGgtgctcatgcaaatcaaagacgaTCCTTCTTTAAAATGGCCAGAGAAGATGAAAGGGGATCCCAATAAGCgcaataagaacaaatattgtCGCTTTCACAGGGACCATGGGCATGACACGGATGAGTGTTATGACCTGAAACAGCAAATTGAGaaccttatcagacaaggaaagttgAGGCACTTCGTTGGAAGGGATCATAAAGATGAGAAGTTGAAAGGCAAAATAGAGGAATCATCCCGGCCCCCACTAGGAGAGATAAGGATTATTGTCGGAGGGAACTCGATGGGGCAATCTTCCAAGTCGAAGAAGACGTATCTCAAAGCGGTACAAAACGTCCAGCTCtctggacgatcaccaaggACGAGATCAATGGACGAGCCAACCATTTCCTTCACTGACGAAGATGCTGAGAGGATCCATCACCCGCATGACGATGCAATCGTCATTACACTGCTTATTGCAGATTATACAACCAGAAGAGTGTTAGTTGACAATGGAAGCTCAGCAGACATATTGTACTACCCTGCCTTCCAACAGATGAGGCTTGGACGGGATCAACTTCGTCCAGTCTGCTCACCACTGATAGGATTTGGAGGAATGAAGGTGCAGCCCTTGGGTACCATTACATTACCAGTTGTGGTAGGGTCATACCCGCAACAGATAACCAGGGAAGTCAATTTCCTCGTGGTAGACTGTACCTCTTCATATAATGCCATTATTGGAAGACCAACTCTTAATAGTTGGAAGGCGATAACCTCTACCTACCATCTATCAGTCAAATTCCCTACGGAGTACGGGATAGGGCAAGCACAAGGAGATCAGTTGGCAGCTAGAGAATGCTACTTAGCCATGATGGCTTTGGACGAACAGGTGCAGACAATGAGCATCGAGGAAAGAAGAGTTGTTGCAGAGCCCAcggaagtattggaagatgtTCTTTTGTGA